A stretch of Scheffersomyces stipitis CBS 6054 chromosome 2, complete sequence DNA encodes these proteins:
- a CDS encoding predicted protein, with amino-acid sequence MSNRSLLEWADDLVTIKGSVSQLQAAVNQITAKAPTPQELAGLLTSLNESHDPNDKPIIDKLNGFFASPHIKVGVRLRQLYDSKQLPLLSALCKINFKSAKADKYSSYFLEFDPSNSPETVSDDDDASTSKEKKVDVSSYPPMIPPISNDALLLRVMTDKSYHQPSDILESETRTHDINRTHNEKLSILGRSLLELLLYQILDERFPNMYGEEMFVFRHKLLSPGILTKLAFGYNLVDPYKYNLSSEIDSNRKMEIFGKIFLSYVAGLSMDGYTQSEIKLWIRKLY; translated from the coding sequence ATGTCGAATCGTTCGCTTTTGGAATGGGCAGATGATCTCGTCACCATTAAAGGCAGTGTCTCTCAGCTTCAAGCTGCTGTGAACCAGATCACAGCCAAAGCTCCAACTCCTCAGGAATTAGCCGGGTTGCTCACAAGTTTGAACGAATCACATGACCCTAATGACAAGCCCATAATTGACAAGCTAAACGGATTCTTTGCCTCTCCACACATCAAAGTGGGAGTCCGTTTGCGACAGTTGTACGACAGCAAACAATTGCCTCTTCTCTCGGCTCTTTGCAAGATTAACTTCAAGAGTGCTAAAGCCGATAAGTACTCTTCGTATTTCCTCGAGTTTGATCCGTCAAACTCCCCCGAAACGGTCTcagacgacgacgatgCCAGCACAAGTAAAGAAAAAAAGGTTGATGTCTCTTCCTACCCACCGATGATTCCACCCATCTCCAATGATGCACTTTTGCTTCGTGTAATGACAGACAAATCATATCACCAACCTAGTGATATACTTGAGCTGGAAACGAGGACTCACGACATTAATCGTACGCACAATGAAAAGCTTAGTATCTTAGGCAGATCCTTGTTGGAGTTGCTCCTTTACCAGATCTTGGATGAAAGATTCCCTAATATGTACGGTGAAGAAATGTTTGTATTTCGTCATAAATTGTTATCCCCTGGCATTTTGACCAAATTAGCATTCGGCTATAATTTGGTAGACCCATACAAGTACAACTTGTCCAGTGAAATTGATCTGAATAGGAAGATGGAGATTTTTGGTAAGATCTTCTTGAGCTATGTAGCTGGGCTCTCTATGGATGGATATACGCAGTCTGAGATTAAGTTGTGGATAAGAAAGTTATAC
- the MIR1 gene encoding mitochondrial phosphate transport protein (go_component membrane~go_funtion binding~go_process transport), producing MSTPAIPQFTIGDYASFALAGAMGCGVTHGAMTPIDVVKTRIQLEPTVYNKGMIGSFRQVISTEGAGALLTGLGPTVLGYSLQGAFKFGGYELFKKTFIEQLGYDTAKRYKDSVYIGSAALAEFFADIALCPLEATRIRLVSQPTFANGLIGGFSRILKEEGVGSFYNGFTPILFKQIPYNIAKFLVFERAAAAIYGAIPTPKNELSSFASTGVNLSAGIIAGCAAAIVSQPADTLLSKVNKTKKAEGQSTVGLLIQLAKQLGIKGSFTGLPTRLVMVGTLTSLQFTIYGSLKKTLNCPPAVDL from the coding sequence ATGTCTACTCCTGCTATTCCTCAATTCACCATTGGTGATTACGCCTCGTTCGCTTTGGCTGGTGCCATGGGTTGTGGTGTCACTCACGGTGCCATGACTCCAATTGATGTCGTCAAGACCAGAATTCAATTGGAACCAACCGTCTACAACAAGGGTATGATCGGTTCTTTCAGACAAGTCATCTCCACCGAAGGTGCTGGTGCTCTTTTGACCGGTTTGGGTCCAACTGTCTTGGGTTACTCCTTGCAAGGTGCCTTCAAGTTCGGTGGTTAcgaattgttcaagaagaccTTCATTGAACAATTGGGTTACGACACCGCCAAGAGATACAAGGACTCCGTCTACATCGGTTCTGCTGCTCTTGCCGAATTCTTCGCCGATATTGCTCTTTGTCCATTGGAAGCCACCAGAATCAGATTGGTTTCCCAGCCAACCTTCGCTAACGGTTTGATTGGTGGTTTCTCGAGAatcttgaaagaagaaggtgttGGTTCTTTCTACAACGGTTTCACCCCAATCTTGTTCAAGCAAATTCCTTACAACATTGCTAAGTTCTTGGTTTTCGAAAgagctgctgctgccatcTACGGTGCCATCCCAACCCCAAAGAACGAATTGTCTTCGTTTGCCTCCACCGGTGTTAACTTGTCTGCTGGTATCATTGCCGGTTGTGCTGCCGCTATCGTTTCCCAACCTGCTGACACCTTATTGTCCAAGGTCAACAAGACCAAGAAGGCTGAAGGTCAATCCACCGTCGGTTTGTTGATCCAATTGGCCAAGCAATTAGGTATTAAGGGTTCTTTCACCGGTTTGCCAACCAGATTGGTCATGGTCGGTACCTTGACCTCCTTGCAATTCACCATCTACGGttccttgaagaagacctTGAACTGTCCTCCAGCCGTCGATTTGTAA
- a CDS encoding predicted protein: MFYSYILLFFVCFSEAYPLLKKELQPTSPTFSLIALHQGAQFQSNLVKFDGIDLKLWADAPPFFGRIKGNQGFVLNIPDATFPPPSPVAVVVDSKGRLTSNANTTTEASGNFGISSSLLTFNGSSDFLACPSGNYRSEYDIYALTGETNCPNPEFGYGYNITLLVQVSATVDYSPEN; encoded by the coding sequence ATGTTTTACTCCTACATTCTATTGTTTTTCGTCTGCTTTAGCGAGGCATATCCTTTGCTCAAAAAAGAATTGCAACCTACTTCTCCTACATTTTCCCTAATAGCCTTGCACCAAGGAGCTCAGTTTCAGTCCAACTTGGTGAAGTTTGACGGCATTGACCTCAAACTTTGGGCTGACGCACCTCCTTTTTTTGGAAGAATCAAGGGTAACCAAGGGTTCGTACTCAATATTCCTGACGCAACATTTCCACCACCATCTCCAGTTGCTGTTGTCGTTGATTCAAAAGGCAGGCTCACATCCAATGCCAACACAACCACAGAAGCACTGGGCAATTTTGGAATCTCCAGTTCTCTTTTGACTTTCAACGGTTCCTCGGACTTTTTAGCTTGTCCTTCAGGTAACTATAGAAGCGAATATGATATATATGCTTTGACTGGAGAAACAAATTGTCCAAATCCGGAATTTGGATACGGCTATAATATCACTTTATTGGTCCAAGTACTGGCTACTGTTGACTACCTGCCTGAAAACTAA
- a CDS encoding predicted protein — protein MGFESKDSGIAASIFLSLYVIYTALAINIVIKEGWRSVYTTLLIHGIFRVAGQLCGVAFAALGWAHWQFLIAYLVFSAEGYFVLILSAYHFIARAQYAVIGYSWIRPCREDRKAKVSEAKTFTDRLRARLSLYNVFHYLLIPANSFIISGGSMLSGLTIEEINGHSGKLVTSRVLRTVGQSIFLFQTCVAIFLAFRSYFVEKISHEFIYAVFIVAPFLLVRGVFGILSIYLDKMDYFLLSNYTAEGLASSFVAYEYIMGTTMEFVSATVFISTYYINRRLTKKREGDIETFQEDSEEKKVDETS, from the coding sequence ATGGGATTCGAATCTAAAGACTCCGGTATAGCTGCTTccatctttctttctttgtatGTAATATATACTGCTCTTGCAATCAACATCGTCATCAAGGAAGGATGGAGAAGTGTTTATACCACCCTTCTCATCCACGGGATCTTTCGAGTAGCAGGTCAGCTATGTGGAGTAGCATTTGCAGCCCTAGGCTGGGCACATTGGCAATTTCTTATTGCCTATTTGGTTTTCAGTGCTGAAGGTTATTTTGTTCTTATCTTATCCGCGTACCATTTCATTGCCAGAGCTCAGTATGCTGTCATTGGATATTCTTGGATCAGGCCTTGCAGGGAGGACAGGAAAGCTAAAGTATCTGAAGCCAAAACTTTCACAGATCGTCTCAGAGCACGCTTGTCCCTTTACAACGTGTTTCACTACCTCTTGATCCCTGCCAATTCATTCATTATATCTGGTGGATCTATGCTATCTGGTTTGACAATTGAGGAAATCAACGGCCACTCAGGAAAGCTCGTCACTTCCAGGGTTTTGAGGACCGTAGGTCAATCGatatttctctttcaaaCATGCGTTGCAATCTTCTTAGCTTTCAGAAGTTATTTCGTTGAGAAGATTAGCCACGAGTTCATCTATGCTGTATTCATTGTGGCCCCTTTCCTTTTGGTCAGAGGTGTGTTTGGTATCTTGTCTATAtacttggacaagatgGACTACTTCCTACTTTCTAATTACACAGCAGAAGGACTTGCAAGCTCGTTTGTGGCTTACGAATATATTATGGGAACCACTATGGAGTTTGTGAGTGCAACCGTTTTTATTTCAACATATTACATTAACAGAAGACTTacaaagaagagagaaggaGACATTGAAACCTTTCAGGAAGatctggaagaaaagaaggtCGACGAAACTTCATGA
- a CDS encoding predicted protein, producing the protein MAFKSVHSGIAASVYLCLYVIYLCFSINIVRREGLKTIYTSLVVYGVFRVSGQMCGVVFAALGFNHWHWLIAYLVLNAEGYFVLIITSYHLIANAQYQVVGYSWIRPNKEDIKIKQQAATSFLGKIRAKYSLARVFHLILIPANALVISGGIMLAGADDLASENSSVQLSRRLRVSGQSIFLFQTIVAVSLGFWCFFGENIRHINIYGIFIASPFILTRGTFGVMSIYLDKMDYFEMSNYNENGISSTFIAFEYTLATTMEFITAVVYISIYYISKKRQNRRAEQDEEEWHVEEKGKMDSNYS; encoded by the coding sequence ATGGCTTTCAAATCAGTTCACTCCGGTATTGCAGCCTCCGTTTATCTTTGTCTATATGTTATCTACTTATGTTTTAGTATCAACATAGTAAGAAGAGAAGGCTTGAAGACCATCTATACTTCGCTTGTGGTCTATGGTGTCTTCAGAGTAAGCGGACAAATGTGCGGTGTTGTATTTGCAGCTCTCGGGTTCAATCATTGGCATTGGTTAATTGCTTACCTCGTGCTCAATGCAGAAGGTTACTTTGTTCTTATTATCACATCATACCATCTCATTGCCAATGCCCAGtaccaagttgttggctaCTCCTGGATCAGACCCAACAAGGAAGACATAAAAATCAAACAGCAAGCTGCTACATCGTTTCTAGGAAAAATAAGAGCCAAATATTCGCTTGCTAGGGTCTTCCACTTAATTTTGATTCCTGCTAACGCCCTAGTCATCAGCGGTGGTATCATGTTAGCTGGTGCCGATGATTTAGCATCTGAGAATAGCAGTGTTCAATTATCTAGAAGATTAAGAGTGAGTGGCCAATCCAttttcctcttccaaactattgttgctgttaGTCTTGGATTCTGGTGCTTCTTTGGCGAAAATATTAGACACATCAATATCTATGGTATATTCATTGCCTCCCCATTCATTTTGACCAGAGGTACATTTGGAGTAATGTCTATCTACCTAGACAAGATGGACTACTTTGAAATGAGCAATTACAATGAAAATGgcatttcttctacattcATTGCTTTTGAATACACTTTGGCCACAACCATGGAATTTATCACAGCCGTTGTGTACATCTCGATCTACTACAtcctgaagaagagacaaAACAGGCGAGCAGAAcaagacgaagaggaatggcatgtagaagaaaaaggaaagaTGGATTCGAATTACAGTTAA